In the genome of Xanthobacteraceae bacterium, one region contains:
- a CDS encoding pyridoxal phosphate-dependent aminotransferase — protein MAFISDALSRIKPSPTIGISNVAREMKAAGKDVIALSAGEPDFDTPQHIKDAAIAAIQRGETKYTAVDGIPELKAAICRKFERDNGLKYKPSQVSVGTGGKQVLFNALVATINPGDEVIIPAPYWVSYPDIVQFCGGKPVPLPTKAEHGFKVQAADLERLITPKTKWFIFNSPSNPSGAAYSHDDLKKVTDVLKKHPHVWVLTDDMYEKLVYDGFKFATPAQVEPSLYDRTLTLNGVSKAYCMTGWRIGYAAGPEQLIKAMGTLQSQSTTNPSAISQWAAVAALDGPQDFIEKHNVSFKSRRDLIVSMLNQAKGIQCPTPEGAFYVYPSCAGTLGMTAPSGKKLENDEDFAKELLASEGVAVVHGAAFGSSPAFRISYATSEKELEEAGRRIQRFCGSLR, from the coding sequence ATGGCCTTCATTTCGGATGCGCTCTCGCGCATCAAGCCGTCGCCCACGATCGGAATTTCCAACGTCGCGCGCGAGATGAAGGCGGCGGGGAAAGACGTGATCGCGCTTTCCGCGGGCGAGCCGGATTTCGACACGCCGCAGCACATCAAGGACGCGGCGATCGCGGCGATCCAGCGCGGCGAGACCAAATACACTGCGGTCGACGGCATTCCCGAACTGAAGGCCGCGATCTGCCGCAAGTTCGAGCGCGACAACGGCCTGAAGTACAAGCCTTCGCAGGTGTCGGTTGGCACCGGCGGCAAGCAGGTGCTGTTCAACGCGCTGGTCGCGACCATCAATCCCGGCGACGAGGTCATCATCCCCGCGCCGTACTGGGTCAGCTATCCGGACATCGTGCAGTTCTGCGGCGGCAAGCCGGTGCCGCTGCCGACGAAGGCCGAGCATGGATTCAAGGTGCAGGCCGCCGATCTAGAGCGGCTGATCACGCCGAAGACCAAGTGGTTCATCTTCAACTCGCCGTCGAACCCGTCCGGCGCGGCTTACTCGCACGACGACCTGAAGAAGGTGACGGATGTGCTGAAGAAGCACCCGCATGTCTGGGTGCTGACCGACGACATGTACGAGAAGCTGGTCTATGACGGCTTCAAGTTCGCGACGCCGGCGCAGGTCGAGCCTTCGCTGTATGACCGCACGCTGACCCTGAACGGCGTGTCGAAGGCCTATTGCATGACCGGCTGGCGTATCGGTTACGCCGCGGGGCCGGAGCAGCTCATCAAGGCGATGGGCACGCTGCAATCGCAGTCCACCACGAACCCATCCGCGATCTCGCAATGGGCGGCGGTGGCGGCGCTCGACGGCCCGCAGGATTTCATCGAGAAGCATAACGTCTCGTTCAAGAGCCGCCGCGACCTGATCGTGTCGATGCTGAACCAGGCGAAGGGCATCCAGTGCCCGACCCCCGAAGGCGCTTTCTATGTGTACCCCTCCTGTGCGGGTACGCTCGGCATGACCGCGCCTTCCGGCAAGAAGCTGGAGAACGACGAGGACTTCGCGAAAGAGTTACTGGCAAGTGAGGGCGTCGCCGTCGTACACGGCGCGGCGTTCGGATCGTCACCGGCCTTTCGCATTTCCTACGCCACTTCCGAGAAGGAACTGGAAGAGGCCGGGCGTCGCATCCAGCGCTTCTGCGGTTCGCTGCGCTAA
- a CDS encoding biliverdin-producing heme oxygenase, giving the protein MAKLRQETSEAHLSIEQSPPMRAIFADTYTLAEYHRLLQHLFVFYSPFERAVFDTLSPPLAAELGSRKKTGWLRQDLEAAGEGSQPQMVAPVPRFESDEERMGALYVLEGATLGGKLIRKRLLGHFGGDVSETLHFYSGYGAQAGAQWTSFRAILARLFDHADASTQSRVVRGANVTFAALEKWLDGMAQPGHARGALP; this is encoded by the coding sequence GTGGCAAAGCTTCGACAAGAGACGTCCGAAGCGCACTTGTCGATCGAGCAGTCGCCGCCTATGCGCGCGATTTTCGCCGACACCTATACCCTAGCGGAATACCACAGGTTGTTACAGCACCTATTCGTCTTCTATTCGCCTTTCGAAAGGGCCGTGTTCGATACGCTTTCGCCGCCGCTGGCGGCGGAACTCGGAAGCCGGAAAAAGACCGGCTGGCTACGGCAGGACCTTGAGGCGGCCGGGGAGGGTTCGCAGCCGCAAATGGTTGCGCCGGTTCCGCGTTTCGAAAGCGACGAAGAAAGAATGGGGGCGCTCTATGTGCTGGAAGGCGCGACGCTCGGCGGCAAACTGATCCGCAAACGCCTGCTCGGTCATTTCGGCGGAGATGTCAGCGAAACGCTCCACTTCTATTCCGGCTATGGCGCGCAGGCCGGTGCGCAATGGACATCCTTCCGGGCGATCCTGGCACGTCTGTTCGACCATGCCGATGCCTCGACGCAAAGCCGGGTCGTGCGGGGTGCGAATGTCACCTTCGCCGCGCTCGAAAAATGGCTGGACGGGATGGCGCAACCGGGTCATGCGCGCGGAGCCTTGCCCTAG